TCTCCTCCGCCACCTCAGAGACCTCTTGAACCGACCCTCTGTCCCTGTCTTCCTCAAGATCATCGAGATTGAACTGAAGGCCCGACATGGCCTTCTGAAAAGCCTGTTTCAGCCGTTTGTGGGGGATATCATCGCTGCCCGTATTTCTTATCGCTTTCAGAGCCAGTTCCATATAATCCACCGAACTCAGAACCAGCTGAATCAGAGGCTTGGAAATAGCGAATCGCCTGTCTTTAACCCCTTTGAAAATATCTTCCAGACTGTGGGCGATCTCCTCGAGAACGGGATAGTTCATCATTCTCGACGAACCTTTGAGAGTGTGCAGCAGCCTGAGCAGTTCGGCCAGGGTTTCCGGGTTGTCAGGATCTCTTCTCAGGGCTATGACAACATCGCTGAGAAGGACGAGGTTCTCCTTCGCCTCATTGAGATAATTGTCTACAAATGCTTCTTTACTTATGGGCATATTAAACACTCCCCGAAGCGAGCTGTTCCCGCTCGCGATTGCAAATCAATTCAAAATAACGGGCGTTGAACCCCTCGAGAAGAAACTGGAAGTCATAGCGGTCCGCACTGATGTAGCGGCGGATCTGCTCGAGCGCGGCCTCCAGATTCTCAAGCTTTTCCTCTTTATTCAGTTCCCTTCCGCCGCTCCGCAGCAGATAATATCGGGAGGGCCAGAGTTTCGGGCAGGCCTCAACCGACGACCGGAAATGGGCCGCCGCCTCTTCATTGCACCCCTTCGAATAAGCGAGATAGCCGGAAAAAAAATGGAAAAGGCCGGGGAAACGGCTCAATTCCCGATCTTTGCCGAGAAACTCTGAAGCTTCTTCAAGATCCTGATTCTCCACAGCGGCGGCAAGATTCACGTACTGACAGACAAGCCCCGAGTCTTCGGGAGGACAGATTTTGCCCCTGCCCCTGTACCGGTTTATTCTCCGGCACAGTTCCAGGTCGTCTTCGGGCAGGCGGTGCCGGACCGCGGTTTCAAGGGAAACGGAGCCGCGAGCAGAGGAAGCCGGAACCGGAGCCGTTTTTTCCGCTACTTTCAAAGGCGCTTTCTTCCGGAAGAAATAGACACCGTGCCACTCCTCCAGTTCAAGCGCCGGATCGGAGATAAGCGCCGTTTCGGAAACGGAGAGGAAAAGAACCCCCTCTTCTTTCAGCTTTCCCGCTAAGCGGCCGATGATCTTCTTCTTGTTATCGGGGCTCATATAAATCAGAGTGTTGCGGAAAAATATCAGGTCCATATCCGGAAGACCGTCAAAGCTGTCGGAAAAAACATTGATCTGTTTTCTATCAATCTCTTCCAGGACGGCTCCTTCAACTGAAAAACTCTTCTCTTCCCTGTCTTTAATGGCCCGGTCCAATAAGTCCCGGAATTCTTCTCCGTCATGGCGGAAAGCCGTGTATCTGTAGGAACCACGGGAAAAAACCTCCAGCATTCTCCCGCTGATATCTGAAGCGGTCAGAGTAAACGGCCGCCGGCTGAACTCTTTTAACAGCGCGTAAAGAGAGAGCGGTTCCTCTCCGGAGGAGCAACTGGCGCTCCAGAGCCTGAGAGGCTCTCCTCCCCGTTCATTCCACCGGGGAATAAAAAAATCGCGAAGAGCTTTAAACTGCTTCTCCTCCCGGAAGAAATAGGTTTCGTTAATGGTAATGCTATTGAAAAAAAGATCCCGCTCTCCAAGGTCGCGATCCAGGAGATTCAGATAGGCCGGCAAATCCAGAGCCTGCTCCTCCATTCGGATTTTCACGAAGTTCTCAACGGTGGAGACATTGCTTTCGGGAACATTCATTCCCGTGGCTCTGAGTATATAGGCATTCAGTTTGTGAAAATCTCCCGCGTTCACACTCCGGCCATCCTCCTGAGAACCGGGCCGATCTCCTCGAGAGAGAGCACCCTTGATGCGCCGCCCAATTCAATGGCGGCTTTGGGCATACCGAAAATCATGGAACTGGCCTGGTTCTGAACAAGCGTCGTTCCCCCTTTATCGACAATAGCCTTGCAGCCTTTGGCGCCGTCCTGCCCCATTCCGGTAAGCAGAACCCCGGCGAGACGGCTTCCGTACTCTTCAAGAGCACTGAGAAACATGCGGTCTATGGAGGGTTTCTGGTTGGCTATAGCCGGTCCGTCGTCCAGAAGGGCCGCCCCTCTGCTGCAGACCAGATGATGGGTCGCCCTTGCTACCAGAACCGTTCCGCCCGTCAGCTTCTGCGATTCCCCCGCAAGGGAAACTTTCAGGTCCGTCGCTTCGTCGAGCCAGTCCGCATAGCCCTGATCGAACCCCAGCTCGATATGCTGGCTGAGCAGAATGGGAACGGGAAAATTCCCCGGCAGGTCGGACAGGACTTTTCTGACGGCTGACGGTCCCCCGGTAGAAGCCCCGATGACAAGCAGATCGAAAGGCTTCCCGATCCCCCCGACACCAGAATTCCCCCGATTGACACCCCTGGAAGGTCCGGTACCGATTTTCAAGGCTCCGAAGCGGGCCACATGGTTCAGAACATTGCGGAAGCCTTTCGTAAAAACAGGATCGTTCATTTTTGTGATATCCGGTTTCGGAACCACTTCCAGCGCCCCGGCGCTTATGGCATCGTAACCGATTTTTGAAACGTCTTCGCTGGTAAACACGATTATGGGCAAAGGAGCGCTCTCCATAATCTGCCTGGTGGCCTCAATACCGTTCATAACGGGCATATTGACATCCATAAGTATGAGGTCGGGCTTCAGCCTGGCCGCCATTTCTACACCGGCAGCTCCGTTGGAAGCCTCGCCGATGATATCAAACCCCTCCCATTCTCCGATCAGGCTCTTCATCATGGAACGGACCAGCATGGAATCGTCAACGAGCAACAGCCTCATACTTCCCCCTTGCGCCCGTTTCGAGCGAATAAAAAAAGAATTTCTGCAAATCAACGAAAAATTGTATCCTCTCCTCGCGGGGGAAACGGCAGCCGTATAAGCCCCTTTTCGAAAACAGGTTCGCCACTCCGGGAGGGAGCAGATTAAACTCACCGAGATCCATAGTCCGGATTTCAGCCTGACTGGTGACAATCATTCCCATATAACGTGAGGAAAGACCGTTGGTCCTGGATAAAAGCCTCAGAAGAAAGTTCCTGGCCGTCTCGCTGAAATCTTCCGGTTCCATGATCAGCGCCAGCTGAGTCTGCCCGGTCTGACCGCAGCGGAACAGGTTTTTCAGACAGCTGTTCATATCAAAAAGAAGAACTTTCTCGCCATTGTACCAGCTCCAGTTTGCCAGATAGGGCTGCCCTTTTTTCAGAGAAAAAATCCCATCCAGAGTGGTGCTGCCCGAAAACTGGTTCCGGTCAACCAGGAAGTCCAGAGTCTGATAATGAAGCTGAAGAAAATCGTGCCGGCCTTCATTAGAGTGATGCAAGATCGTTCTCCAGTTTTTTCAGTGTATTGTCCAGATTCAGGACAAAAATTTCATTTCCGTCCTCCTGGGGAGATATGGAACCCATAAAAAAGTGTTCCTCATCGACAGTGGAGGTAATTCTGTGAAGCTCGCTGTCGGGCAGTTTGACAATTTCGATCACTTCCGAAATAAGAAGGGCCAGCTGGTCATCCTCTCTGCCCAGAATGAGGAAAGTCGACGAATCAAGGCTTTCCCTATCGAAAATAACCTGCAGATCCAGCACTGTATAGGGCTCGCCGTGCCGATTGATAAATCCTCTGATATAGGGCGGAGTGAAGGGAACGTAGAAGATGGGAACATTTCCGACGATCTCCCTCACCTCCTCGGCATATAAAGCGTATTTCCTGCTGCCGATGGTAATAATCATATATTTGCTGATGACCACATCGAGAGCTTCTTCCTCCGTCTGGTCGCGGTTTTTAGCTTTTTCGATTCTGTCCAGGAGCCCGCTGCTGCCTGTATCCATTTCGGAAAGGGGACGCCTCTTCCGTTCTTCCATAACCAGAGCCTCCTTCAGTGGAAATCAGCATCGCCTCGATAGAGATGAATTTTCTTGATTCCATCGCTGAATCCTATGTGATTGATCAGCTTTTCTATGACAATATCCCGGGCTTTATCTTCTTCGGCAAAGGACAGGCCTGCGGAATACAGGGATCTGTTTTCCTCCCGCCTGACCCATCGTACCACCGAATCGAATTGCAGCCTTTCCTCTTCGAGGCCGCCACCTCTGGGCAGAGCCACCTTCAGGGTTATGAGGGAATCTTCGCGCAGGGGCTGTTCGGTCAGGAGCAGACACCCTTCGGTGGTGATATCAGCCAGAAAACCGAGAGGTTCTCTCTCTTCATTTTCAAAAACTTTGAGATAATAATAGAGTGTACGTCTGTGTTTTTCCCGCAAACTCCCGCTCCTTAAAGATATATACTTAAATTCTAAATTAGAGAGCGGGAAAATTCAAAAAATACCTTACGGGGCGTGCTTTAAATCGGGCCGGGCGGCCCAGGCGGCAAAAAGGCGAACGCCGAGGTAGACAACGCGGGAACGGAAACGGCTCATACCGTCTTCCCGGCATATTTTGAGCATTATCAGATCGGCATCTTCC
Above is a window of Spirochaeta isovalerica DNA encoding:
- a CDS encoding CheR family methyltransferase is translated as MNAGDFHKLNAYILRATGMNVPESNVSTVENFVKIRMEEQALDLPAYLNLLDRDLGERDLFFNSITINETYFFREEKQFKALRDFFIPRWNERGGEPLRLWSASCSSGEEPLSLYALLKEFSRRPFTLTASDISGRMLEVFSRGSYRYTAFRHDGEEFRDLLDRAIKDREEKSFSVEGAVLEEIDRKQINVFSDSFDGLPDMDLIFFRNTLIYMSPDNKKKIIGRLAGKLKEEGVLFLSVSETALISDPALELEEWHGVYFFRKKAPLKVAEKTAPVPASSARGSVSLETAVRHRLPEDDLELCRRINRYRGRGKICPPEDSGLVCQYVNLAAAVENQDLEEASEFLGKDRELSRFPGLFHFFSGYLAYSKGCNEEAAAHFRSSVEACPKLWPSRYYLLRSGGRELNKEEKLENLEAALEQIRRYISADRYDFQFLLEGFNARYFELICNREREQLASGSV
- a CDS encoding PilZ domain-containing protein; protein product: MREKHRRTLYYYLKVFENEEREPLGFLADITTEGCLLLTEQPLREDSLITLKVALPRGGGLEEERLQFDSVVRWVRREENRSLYSAGLSFAEEDKARDIVIEKLINHIGFSDGIKKIHLYRGDADFH
- a CDS encoding chemotaxis protein CheW, with translation MEERKRRPLSEMDTGSSGLLDRIEKAKNRDQTEEEALDVVISKYMIITIGSRKYALYAEEVREIVGNVPIFYVPFTPPYIRGFINRHGEPYTVLDLQVIFDRESLDSSTFLILGREDDQLALLISEVIEIVKLPDSELHRITSTVDEEHFFMGSISPQEDGNEIFVLNLDNTLKKLENDLASL
- a CDS encoding chemotaxis protein CheB; amino-acid sequence: MRLLLVDDSMLVRSMMKSLIGEWEGFDIIGEASNGAAGVEMAARLKPDLILMDVNMPVMNGIEATRQIMESAPLPIIVFTSEDVSKIGYDAISAGALEVVPKPDITKMNDPVFTKGFRNVLNHVARFGALKIGTGPSRGVNRGNSGVGGIGKPFDLLVIGASTGGPSAVRKVLSDLPGNFPVPILLSQHIELGFDQGYADWLDEATDLKVSLAGESQKLTGGTVLVARATHHLVCSRGAALLDDGPAIANQKPSIDRMFLSALEEYGSRLAGVLLTGMGQDGAKGCKAIVDKGGTTLVQNQASSMIFGMPKAAIELGGASRVLSLEEIGPVLRRMAGV